Proteins encoded within one genomic window of Anastrepha ludens isolate Willacy chromosome 4, idAnaLude1.1, whole genome shotgun sequence:
- the LOC128859753 gene encoding proton-coupled zinc antiporter SLC30A1, which yields MSKYSGKKCRLLSMMWLTAFFFFVEIVVGYVTNSMALVADSFHMLGDIAALVISFLSVKMSPKKWSKNTFGWARAEVLGALVNAVFLVALCFSITIEACKRFIEEEEIHEPKLLVIVGCLGLLVNVIGLCLLYEHGGHHGHSHGGGLTRNHSRLTELANIDDGEGEPVDFAYEKEKKPMKKLNHGHSHDPGHMNMRGAFLHVLSDALGSIIVVISALVVWLTDWKYRFYMDPALSIVLVCLILHSVWPLLRESALILLQTVPTHIQVDAIQKRLLEKVDGVLAVHEFHVWQLAGDRIIASAHIRCRNLSEYMKIAEKVKEFFHNEGIHSTTIQPEFVEIEGCNMSDGTSSLNMSGSDCALDCPSTAEGCVKATCCQNNSKLNQVPSPTNSPYTCRQRNSKNPNDVEAGSSLLECLASTSNSVNNGNSESGPVINGEVV from the exons ATGTCTAAATATTCAGGAAAAAAATGTCGTTTGCTTTCAATGATGTGGTTGactgcatttttctttttcgtggAAATTGTAGTTGGCTATGTAACAAATTCGATGGCGTTGGTAGCAGACAGTTTCCATATGCTAGGTGACATCGCAGCACTTGTCATATCATTTCTATCCGTAAAA ATGTCCCCGAAAAAGTGGTCTAAAAATACATTTGGCTGGGCACGAGCAGAAGTTTTAGGTGCGCTGGTGAACGCTGTTTTCTTAGTGGCTTTGTGTTTTAGCATTACCATAGAGGCTTGTAAAAG GTttatagaagaagaagaaatccaTGAGCCAAAACTCTTAGTGATAGTGGGCTGCCTTGGTTTATTAGTAAATGTCATAGGATTGTGCTTGCTTTACG AGCATGGCGGTCACCACGGCCACTCACATGGTGGAGGTCTTACGAGAAATCACAGCAGGCTTACAGAACTAGCAAATATAGATGATGGCGAAGGTGAGCCCGTGGACTTTGCTTATGAAAAGGAG AAAAAACCAATGAAGAAATTAAATCATGGCCACAGTCACGATCCAGGCCATATGAATATGCGTGGCGCATTTTTACATGTATTGAGCGACGCGTTGGGTAGTATCATTGTGGTGATTAGTGCTTTG GTTGTGTGGCTGACTGACTGGAAATATCGATTCTATATGGATCCAGCTCTTTCCATCGTTTTGGTTTGCTTAATTTTGCATTCTGTTTGGCCGCTCCTACGAGAATCGGCATTAATATTGCTACAAACTGTGCCAACTCATATCCAA gTCGACGCCATCCAAAAACGTCTGTTAGAAAAAGTTGATGGCGTTTTGGCTGTTCATGAATTTCACGTCTGGCAATTGGCTGGAGACCGTATAATTGCTTCAGCTCACATAAG GTGCCGCAACCTTTCGGAATATATGAAAATCGCGGAAAAGGTTAAAGAATTTTTCCACAATGAAGGTATACATTCGACAACAATACAACCCGAGTTTGTCGAAATAGAAGGTTGCAACATGTCCGATGGCACGTCCAGTCTGAATATGAGCGGCTCCGATTGTGCATTAGATTGTCCAAGTACAGCGGAGGGATGCGTCAAAGCGACTTGTTGCCAAAATAATAGCAAATTG AATCAGGTGCCCTCACCGACGAATTCTCCCTACACTTGCCGCCAAAGGAACTCAAAAAATCCCAATGATGTTGAAGCAG GATCTTCACTTTTGGAGTGTTTAGCCAGCACATCAAATTCAGTTAATAACGGGAATTCAGAATCTGGTCCAGTTATAAATGGAGAAGTGGTGTGA
- the LOC128859754 gene encoding phosphatidylinositol N-acetylglucosaminyltransferase subunit C encodes MVLHSRRQWQKSLYENADYDDNYTDPSFLKELRTNLNVRLFTFEEAVKGTTRLNNQVSCVTLFLVIFYLLYTGDVTPPNVLFVTGLSTSIGYIFYRGRKLFDFQCILEDSKTLLSVLVFGYLFAPLLHRLTNAISTDTIFSMTFFVLLLNLIFCDYGLSAAMVSKALSLNAAIFASICLASRLSTAFHAFALLVEAAVFFVLYPIFTSLYWHWYFLVPIFGLCCFLLYNVSLNILLFYVLFTGFINILCPYIFVAQQQYKHSIHGPWDEAIVEENNEGIIEDK; translated from the coding sequence ATGGTGCTGCATTCTCGCAGGCAATGGCAGAAAAGTCTTTATGAAAATGCTGATTATGATGATAATTACACCGATCCAAGTTTTCTGAAAGAGTTACGCACAAATTTAAACGTACGCCTTTTCACTTTCGAGGAAGCTGTTAAGGGGACTACAAGGCTAAATAATCAAGTATCATGTGTTACCTTATTCTtggttattttttatcttctttacACGGGGGACGTCACGCCACCCAATGTGTTATTTGTGACGGGCTTATCCACTTCAATAGGGTACATTTTCTACCGCGGGCGGAagctttttgattttcaatgtaTTCTGGAGGATTCGAAAACATTATTAAGTGTTTTAGTTTTCGGTTATCTCTTCGCCCCTCTACTACACCGTCTAACCAATGCTATAAGTACAGACACAATATTTTCGATGACGTTTTTTGTGTTACTTCTCAATCTGATTTTCTGTGATTATGGCTTATCAGCGGCAATGGTATCTAAAGCATTATCGTTAAATGCGGCAATATTTGCATCTATCTGCCTGGCTTCCCGACTTTCTACAGCATTTCATGCATTTGCGCTGCTTGTGGAAGCGGCtgtattttttgtactttatcCTATTTTTACATCTTTATACTGGCACTGGTACTTTTTGGTGCCAATTTTTGgactttgctgttttttgttgtacaatGTTTCACTTAATATTCTTCTTTTCTACGTCCTGTTCACGGGATTCATTAATATACTCTGCCCATATATATTTGTGGCGCAACAGCAATATAAACACAGTATTCACGGTCCGTGGGATGAAGCAATCGTAGAGGAAAACAATGAGGGTATCATTGAGGATAAGTAA
- the LOC128860516 gene encoding cell death-inducing p53-target protein 1 isoform X2, with protein sequence MKFYNNLEFKFKNKKMSKANGATPPQYTYVPPPSAPPSYQEAVGGVKPVGPFTPITAPTTPSVNNTIVTTVVPIGRTATHMICPSCHVEIETTTRTEPGMIAYLSGFIIALLGCWLGCCLIPCCIDDCMDVHHTCPNCKAYLGRHRR encoded by the exons atgaaattttataataatttgg aATTCAAattcaagaataaaaaaatgagtaaagCAAATGGAGCTACACCTCCACAATATACCTATGTTCCGCCGCCATCAGCGCCACCTTCTTATCAAGAAGCTGTAGGAGGAGTTAAACCTGTGGGCCCTTTTACTCCAATTACTGCACCCACAACGCCATCAGTTAACAATACCATTGTAACTACTGTGGTACCTATAGGCCGAACTGCCACGCATATGATCTGCCCCTCTTGTCACGTGGAAATTGAGACCACAACACGTACGGAACCTGGTATGATCGCCTACTTATCGGGATTTATAATAGCTTTATTGGG TTGTTGGCTTGGATGCTGTCTGATACCGTGTTGCATTGACGATTGTATGGATGTACATCACACGTGTCCTAATTGCAAAGCATACCTTGGACGTCATCGGCGATAA
- the LOC128860515 gene encoding unc-112-related protein-like, protein MIHVGENTWNLRIFITDLRIEKTLRVRGDQHIGGIMLQLVEPENPKDWSDHALWWPAKNVWLTRTRSTLDQVGVHADCILHFTPMHKTLRVQLPDLRYLDCRVDFSIKTFASVVNLCKGLDIRYPEELSFCKPIEADHLKKNFSKLPQKAIPVADPNGTTYLHPAPDTNSFIPINSAFNGSNGSLDKHQNENFLCAPVSPYASTPRRGASGTAPSTPISSPTGTWKQSNNGYATIDSSSSLGDIHENLACSPRSPSPDVRARLLRPRSLIEKARMNVGWLDSSLSIMEQGIREYDTLCLRFKYYTFFDINPKYDQVRINQLYEQAKWAILNEEIECTEEESLMFAALQFQINYQADSHSSRFDVVDSGNGDNGTYDDIDTALNELQITLEGPNASTEVNNITKIPELSDYLRFLKPRKFTLRGYKRYFFAYRDLHLHLYKTADDSRRGAPELTINLRGCEVTPDVNLAQGKFSIRLEVSPEGHSGPNSEVWIRCDTEEQYARWMAACRLASKGRSLADSSYESEVASIRSFLSIQKPVQGAAVNVDPRSIDTNDYLSPRMLRKMSGKAAQRILEAHANVRKLALVEAKLKYIEAWQSLPDFGVTLFVIKFDGHKKEELLGVAHNRIMQMDLNTGDHIKTWRYNTMKAWNVNWGIKCMMIQFHDETVVFSCQSADCKVVHEFIGGYIFMSMRSKENNQTLNEELFHKLTGGWA, encoded by the coding sequence ATGATTCACGTCGGAGAAAATACTTGGAATCTACGGATTTTTATCACAGATCTACGAATTGAGAAAACTTTGCGGGTACGTGGTGATCAGCATATTGGTGGTATTATGCTGCAATTAGTTGAACCAGAAAACCCAAAGGACTGGTCAGATCATGCGCTTTGGTGGCCTGCAAAAAATGTGTGGCTGACGCGTACCCGCTCTACTCTAGATCAGGTGGGTGTACATGCTGATTGCATACTTCATTTCACACCAATGCACAAGACTTTACGAGTTCAATTACCGGATCTACGATACCTGGACTGTAGAGTAGATTTTTCGATTAAAACATTTGCTTCCGTAGTAAACCTATGTAAAGGGCTTGATATTCGATACCCCGAAGAATTATCGTTTTGCAAACCAATTGAGGCAGatcatcttaaaaaaaatttttctaagttacCCCAAAAAGCCATACCAGTAGCGGACCCGAATGGAACTACCTATCTACATCCTGCTCCTGATACAAACTCTTTTATCCCCATAAATTCTGCTTTTAATGGCAGTAACGGTAGCCTTGATAAGCAccagaatgaaaattttttgtgtgctCCAGTATCACCTTATGCTTCTACACCACGTCGGGGGGCTAGTGGAACTGCCCCAAGTACGCCTATCAGTTCTCCAACTGGTACTTGGAAACAAAGTAACAACGGCTACGCAACAATTGATTCATCTTCTAGTCTTGGCGACATTCACGAAAATTTGGCTTGTTCGCCAAGGTCACCAAGTCCAGATGTGCGTGCGCGACTTCTACGTCCACGTTCTTTGATAGAAAAAGCGCGCATGAATGTAGGCTGGTTAGACTCTTCGCTTTCCATAATGGAGCAGGGTATCCGTGAATATGATACCCTCTGTTTGCGTTTCAAGTACTACacattttttgatataaatCCAAAATACGATCAAGTGCGAATAAATCAATTGTACGAACAAGCCAAATGGGCGATACTTAACGAGGAAATTGAATGCACTGAAGAAGAATCACTTATGTTTGCTGCACtacaatttcaaataaattaccaaGCTGATTCACATTCGTCCAGGTTTGATGTGGTAGATTCCGGCAATGGCGATAATGGAACGTACGATGACATTGACACAGCACTGAATGAGCTGCAGATTACCTTAGAAGGTCCAAACGCTTCCACAGAAGTCAACAATATCACGAAAATTCCAGAACTTTCAGATTATTTGAGATTTCTTAAGCCCCGTAAATTTACTTTAAGAGGTTATAAAAGATATTTCTTTGCTTATCGAGATCTTCATCTTCACCTGTACAAAACCGCCGATGATTCTCGACGAGGAGCTCCAGAATTAACAATAAACTTGCGGGGATGTGAAGTAACTCCTGATGTAAATCTAGCACAGGGAAAATTTTCCATTCGCTTGGAAGTTTCTCCCGAAGGTCACAGTGGCCCAAATAGTGAAGTTTGGATACGTTGTGACACAGAAGAACAGTATGCAAGATGGATGGCCGCTTGTCGGTTAGCATCAAAAGGTCGCTCTCTTGCTGATAGTTCATACGAGAGTGAGGTGGCTAGTATTCGATCGTTCCTTAGTATACAAAAACCAGTACAGGGAGCTGCCGTTAATGTAGACCCCCGTAGTATTGACACCAATGACTACTTATCGCCAAGAATGCTACGAAAAATGTCTGGTAAAGCCGCTCAACGAATTTTGGAAGCTCACGCAAATGTGCGGAAGCTCGCATTGGTAGAGGCAAAGCTAAAATATATCGAAGCCTGGCAATCCTTACCCGATTTCGGGGTGACACTGTTTGTTATTAAATTTGATGGACATAAAAAGGAAGAACTACTTGGTGTAGCTCATAATCGAATAATGCAGATGGACCTTAACACTGGTGATCATATTAAAACGTGGCGCTACAATACGATGAAGGCGTGGAATGTGAATTGGGGTATAAAATGTATGATGATACAATTTCATGATGAAACCGTGGTTTTTTCGTGTCAGTCAGCAGATTGCAAGGTGGTTCACGAATTTATTGGTGGATATATATTTATGTCAATGCgctcgaaagaaaataatcaaACGTTAAACGAAGAACTTTTCCACAAATTAACTGGTGGCTGGGCATAA
- the LOC128860516 gene encoding cell death-inducing p53-target protein 1 isoform X1, with the protein MIGKVFSNSGGPLAEFKFKNKKMSKANGATPPQYTYVPPPSAPPSYQEAVGGVKPVGPFTPITAPTTPSVNNTIVTTVVPIGRTATHMICPSCHVEIETTTRTEPGMIAYLSGFIIALLGCWLGCCLIPCCIDDCMDVHHTCPNCKAYLGRHRR; encoded by the exons atgataggaaaagttttttcgaatagcggtgGGCCATTGGCAG aATTCAAattcaagaataaaaaaatgagtaaagCAAATGGAGCTACACCTCCACAATATACCTATGTTCCGCCGCCATCAGCGCCACCTTCTTATCAAGAAGCTGTAGGAGGAGTTAAACCTGTGGGCCCTTTTACTCCAATTACTGCACCCACAACGCCATCAGTTAACAATACCATTGTAACTACTGTGGTACCTATAGGCCGAACTGCCACGCATATGATCTGCCCCTCTTGTCACGTGGAAATTGAGACCACAACACGTACGGAACCTGGTATGATCGCCTACTTATCGGGATTTATAATAGCTTTATTGGG TTGTTGGCTTGGATGCTGTCTGATACCGTGTTGCATTGACGATTGTATGGATGTACATCACACGTGTCCTAATTGCAAAGCATACCTTGGACGTCATCGGCGATAA
- the LOC128860516 gene encoding LITAF domain-containing protein isoform X3, giving the protein MSKANGATPPQYTYVPPPSAPPSYQEAVGGVKPVGPFTPITAPTTPSVNNTIVTTVVPIGRTATHMICPSCHVEIETTTRTEPGMIAYLSGFIIALLGCWLGCCLIPCCIDDCMDVHHTCPNCKAYLGRHRR; this is encoded by the exons atgagtaaagCAAATGGAGCTACACCTCCACAATATACCTATGTTCCGCCGCCATCAGCGCCACCTTCTTATCAAGAAGCTGTAGGAGGAGTTAAACCTGTGGGCCCTTTTACTCCAATTACTGCACCCACAACGCCATCAGTTAACAATACCATTGTAACTACTGTGGTACCTATAGGCCGAACTGCCACGCATATGATCTGCCCCTCTTGTCACGTGGAAATTGAGACCACAACACGTACGGAACCTGGTATGATCGCCTACTTATCGGGATTTATAATAGCTTTATTGGG TTGTTGGCTTGGATGCTGTCTGATACCGTGTTGCATTGACGATTGTATGGATGTACATCACACGTGTCCTAATTGCAAAGCATACCTTGGACGTCATCGGCGATAA